A segment of the Ruegeria sp. AD91A genome:
GCCGCTGGACTGGGGTCCGGCGATGACGGAACGCGATGCGCTGTTCCATATGAAAGAGGTGGCGAGCAAGAACAAGGTTCTGACCTCGCTGATCGGTCAGGGCTATTACGGCACCACCACCCCGGCGCCGATCCTGCGCAACATCCTGGAAAACCCGGCCTGGTACACCGCCTACACGCCCTATCAGCCCGAGATCAGCCAGGGCCGTCTTGAGGCGCTGCTGAACTTCCAGACCATGGTCAGCGATCTGACCGGGCTGGACGTGGCCAACGCGTCCTTGCTGGACGAAGCGACAGCTGCGGCCGAGGCGATGGCGATGGCCAAGCGCGGCGGCCGGTCCAAGGCCAACAACGCGGCCTTCTTCGTCGACAAGAACTGCCACCCGCAGACCATCGCGGTGATCAAAACGCGCGCCGAGCCTTTGGGCATCGACGTTCAGGTGGCCGATCCGGACACGCTGGATGCAGGTTCCGTCTTTGGCGCGATCTTCCAGTATCCCGGCACCCATGGCCATGTGCGCGACTTCACCAACGAGATCGCGGCGCTGCACGAACATAAAGCCATCGCGATTGTCGCCGCCGACATCCTGTCGCTGGCGCTGCTGAAATCGCCCGGCGAGATGGGCGCGGATATCGCCATCGGCTCGACCCAGCGCTTTGGCGTGCCGATGGGCTATGGCGGGCCCCATGCTGCCTATATGGCGACCACCGACAAGCTGAAGCGGTCCATGCCGGGCCGGATCATCGGTGTCAGCATCGACAGCCGGGGCAACAAGGCCTACCGCCTGTCGCTGCAGACCCGCGAGCAGCATATCCGCCGCGAGAAGGCGAACTCGAATGTCTGCACCGCGCAGGCGCTGCTGGCGGTGATTGCCTCGATGTATGCCGTCTATCACGGCCCCGACGGCATCAAGGCCATCGCGCAATCGGTGCACCGCAAGACCTCGCGTCTGGCTGCCGGTCTGGAAGAGGCTGGCTTTGCCGTCGAACCGGAAGTGTTCTTCGACACCATCACGGTTGAGGTCGGCCATCTGCAGAATGTGGTGATGGAGGCCGCCGTGGCCCGCGGCGTCAACCTGCGCAAGGTGGGCGAGACCCGGGTCGGCATCAGCCTGGACGAGCAGACCCGCCCCGAGACCATCGAGGCGGTCTGGGGTGCCTTCGGCATCGACCGCAAGGATGACAGCTCGAACAAGCAATACCGCCTGCCCGATTATGCGCTGCGTGAAAGCGAATATCTGACCCACCCGATCTTCCACAAGAACCGGGCCGAGGCCGAGATCACCCGCTATATGCGCCGCCTGGCCGACCGTGACCTGGCGCTGGACCGGGCGATGATCCCGCTGGGGTCCTGCACCATGAAGCTGAACGCCACGATCGAGATGATCCCGGTCACCTGGCCCGAGTTCGGCAATCTGCATCCGTTCTGCCCCGAAGATCAGGCGCAGGGCTATCACGAGATGATTGCCGACCTGAACGACAAGCTGTGCCAGATCACCGGTTATGACGCGATCAGCCAGCAACCCAACTCGGGCGCGCAGGGCGAATATGCGGGTCTCCTGACCATCCGCAACTATCACTTCGCCCGCGGGCAGGGTCAGCGCAATGTCTGCCTGATCCCGACCTCGGCGCATGGCACCAACCCGGCCTCGGCCCAGATGGTGGGCTGGCAGGTCGTGCCGGTGCAGGCGGATGAGAACGGCAATATCGACGTCGCCGACTTCCGCGCCAAGGCGGAAAAGCACTCCGATCATCTGGCCGCCTGCATGATCACCTACCCGTCCACCCATGGCGTGTTCGAGACCACCGTGCAGGAGGTCTGCCAGATCACCCATGATCACGGCGGTCAGGTCTATATCGACGGCGCCAACATGAACGCGATGGTGGGCCTGTCGCGCCCCGGTGACATCGGCGGAGACGTCAGCCACCTGAACCTGCACAAGACCTTCTGCATCCCGCATGGCGGCGGCGGCCCTGGCATGGGCCCGATCGGCGTCAAGGCGCATCTGACCGAGCACCTGCCCGGCCACCCGGAATACGGCACCGCCGTGGGGCCGGTCTCGGCGGCGCCCTTCGGCTCGCCCTCGATCCTTCCCGTCTCGTGGGCCTATGTGCTGCTGATGGGTGGCGCCGGTCTGACCCAGGCGACGAAAGTGGCGATCCTGAACGCCAACTACATCGCCGCGCGTCTGCAGGACGCCTATCCGATCCTCTATACCTCGGAAACGGGCCGGGTGGCGCATGAATGCATCCTCGACACCCGTCCGCTGGACGCCGAGGCGCATGTCTCCGTGGATGACATCGCCAAGCGCCTGGTCGATTCAGGCTTCCACGCGCCGACCATGTCCTGGCCGGTGGCCGGAACCCTGATGGTCGAACCCACGGAATCGGAACCCATGGCCGAACTGGACCGCTTCTGCGACGCCATGCTGTCCATCCGCGCGGAAGCCCAGGACATCATCGACGGCAAGATCGACGCGGACAACAACCCGCTGAAAAACGCCCCCCACACGGTGCGCGATCTGGTCGGCGACTGGGACCGCCCCTACACCCGCGAACAGGCTTGCTTCCCGCCGGGCTCCATGGGCGTCGACAAATACTGGTCACCCGTCAACCGCGTCGACAACGCATACGGCGACAGAAACCTCGTCTGCACATGCCCCCCAATGGACGCATACGAAGAAGCAGCGGAATAGGTAGCTAGGCGTAGCAATCCGCTTCTTGCCCTGACGGATTGAAATCCAAGAAAGAGGGCAGCGTCCTGCGAGGCGCTGCTTCTTGCCAAATCGATGGAGGAACAATGAAACACTATGTCCTCGCAAATGATCGCGCCAACCTGGCAAAGACAGGGCCGGAGGTGCCCGAAAGACTAAAATACATCGATGTTATCCTAAGCGACGAGCGGGCGCTGGCATCGGCTGAAATCGTTGTTGAGTTCTATCACGCATTGAACAGCCTGGTCGAAGATTTCTCTTACGTGGTCAATCTCCGGGTGTCCGGAAATGACACCGTCGGCGGACCTCTCTATTGGGCGGGTCGTACCGCGATTTTCTGGGGCGACCTGGAAAACAACTGGGACGTTGCCGGTTCGCGCAGAAGCTGGATCTCGCAAGTTCTTAACCTGTCTTCAAGGGCTGTTCTGGTCGGTGGAGCTGTCCTTCTTCTTGTGCAGTTGGGCAGAGCGGGTCGAAATGTCGTTGCGGTGCATCCGAACTTCGCCGCGGCCGCGCTGGAAAGCGGATTGGAAAGCTGCGGCACGGGGACTCATCTGGCCGCCGACGGGCGTCCGCACAGCGCGACCAGCAGATTGAGCGCGTTGAGATTGTTGTCTGAATTTGTGTCCATGGATCACGGAGAGCATATCGCGGACTCACTACGCAGCTATATTGGTCTGGCCGAACCCGTGCAAAAACACGAAAGCAGACTAGCCGCACGGTTGGTGCATAGGGCAAAAGGTGATCTTTTGGTCGTACGCACCCTGAATGCGATGCAGGAAAACATCGAAGATCCTCTGACGATTTCCGATCTCTCCCGCGTGCTCAAAACCTCAACACGGCAGCTGCAGCGCCGGTTCCTGAGCAAAACCGGGGCAAAGCTGCTTTCGACATACAAAGAACTTCGGCTGGAACGCGCGCAAAGCCTGTTGCAGTTCACCAACATGTCGCAGATCGAAATCTCGGCAGCCACTGGTTTTTCATCAACCGTCGCTTTGAAACGTGCGTTTCAACGCAGCTACAGAACCAGCCCCGACGATGTTCGCAACAGTCGGTTCATGGGGACGATAGCATCGGGGAACGGCTAGCCATTATTCGGTTTCCGTAACTGTCGATGATATCGCGCGGACAGGATGCCCACGCAACTCTGGCTTGGTTCAGGCCGCCGCTATCTGGCTTGCCTTTTCCACCAGCACTTCGGCCTGACGGATTGATGCGTAGTCAATTAGTCGACCATCCAGCGAAACAGCGCCTTTTCCATCGGCTTCGGCCTCGGCCATGGCGACGAGAATTCGCTGTGCCTTGGTAACTTCAGCGTCGGACGGCGACATCACCTCATTGGCAAGTGCGATCTGGCTTGGATGAATGGCCCATTTGCCCTCGCAACCCAGAACAGCAGCGCGTTTTGCGGCAGCCTTGTATCCGTCAGGGTCCTGAAAATCACCAAAAGGTCCGTCAATCGGGCGCAGTCCGTTCGCGCGCGCCGCAACCACCATACGGGTCAGTGCATAATGCCACATGTCACCCCAATGGATCTGGCGCCCACCATCCGAATCCGCATCGGTCAAGACAGAGTAGTCCGGGTTCACACCGCCGATGATCGTGGTTCGCGCGCGGGTCGAAGCCGCATAGTCGGCCACGCCGAAGTGCAGGCTTTCATTGCGCTTTGATGCTGCCGCAATCTCACTGACATTCTGCATGCCAAGCGCGGTTTCGATGATGTGCTCGAATCCAATCCGTTTCTTATAGCCTCTGGCATCTTCGATCTGGGTGACAAGCATATCGACCGCGTAAACGTCAGCAGCAGTTCCGACCTTGGGGACCATGATCAGATCAAGGCGTTCACCAGCCTGTTCGACCACATCCACAACGTCACGGTACATATAGTGGGTGTCCAGACCATTGATCCGCACCGACATGGTCTTGTTGCCCCAGTCGATGTCGTTCAAGGCCTGAATGATGTTCCTGCGCGCCTGCTCCTTTTCGTCCGGTGCTACGGCGTCTTCCAAATCAAGGAAAATGACGTCGACATCGGATTTGGCTGCCTTTTCGAACATTCCGGGTTGGCTGCCGGGCACGGCCAATTCACTTCGGTTTAGACGGGCTGGGGCTTGGTCAATGGAATGAAAGCTCATGGGGTCGGGTCCTTCGTCTTAAAGATTCGGATAGATCGGGAATTTGGCGCAGAGGTCTGCGACTTCGGCCTTGACCTTGGCTTCGACAGCGCTGTTGCCGTCTTCGCCATTGGCGGCCAGGCCGTCGACCACTTCGATGATCCAGTCGGCGATCTGGCGGAATTCGACCTCGCCGAAGCCGCGGGTGGTGCCTGCCGGGCTGCCCAGACGGATGCCCGATGTGATGGTCGGCTTTTCGGGATCAAACGGCACGCCGTTCTTGTTGCAGGTGATATGCGCCCGGCCCAGAGCCTTCTCGGTGGCGTTGCCTTTCACCCCTTTGGGGCGCAGGTCGACCAGCACCACATGGGTGTCGGTCCCGTGGGTCACCGTGTCCAGCCCACCCTTGATCAGCTGATCCGACAGCGCCTGCGCGTTGGTGATCACCTGCTTGACATAGTTCTTGAACTCAGGCCGCAGGGCCTCGCCAAAGGCCACGGCCTTGGCTGCGATCACATGCATCAGCGGGCCGCCCTGAATGCCAGGGAAAATCGCTGAATTCACTTTCTTGGCGATATCTTCATCATTGGTCAGGATCATGCCGCCACGCGGGCCACGCAGGGTCTTGTGCGTCGTGGTCGTGGCCACATGCGCATGGGGGAAGGGGCTGGGGTGTTCGCCCGCTGCCACCAGACCGGCAAAATGCGCCATGTCCACGTGCAGATAAGCGCCGACCATATCGGCGATCTGACGCATGCGGGCAAAGTCGATCTGGCGTGGGATCGCCGAGCCACCCGCGATGATCAGCTTGGGCTGGTGCTCTTTCGCCAGCGCCTCGACCTGATCGTAATCCAGCATGTTGTCCTGCTGGCGCACGCCGTATTGCACCGCGTTGAACCACTTGCCCGACTGGTTCGGCCGCGCGCCGTGGGTCAGGTGGCCACCGGCATCCAGGCTCATGCCCAGAATGGTGTCGCCCGGCTTGATCAGGGCCTGAAACACGCCCTGGTTGGCCTGAGAGCCGGAATTGGGCTGCACATTGGCAAACTCGCATCCGAACAGCTGTTTGGCGCGGTCGATGGCCAGGTTTTCGGCAATATCAACAAACTGGCAGCCGCCATAGTAGCGGCGCCCGGGATAGCCTTCGGCATATTTGTTGGTCATCACCGAGCCCTGCGCCTCCATCACGGCGGCAGAGACGATGTTCTCGGACGCGATCAGCTCGATCTCGTCGCGCTGACGACCCAGTTCCGACGTGATCGAGCCAAAAAGCTCAGGATCACGATCAGCAAGGGACTGGGTAAAAAATCCGTCTGAACGATGCGGTGCATTCACGGGTCATATCTCCTTATAGGGGAACGCAATACAGCCAGGGCTGCGTTGGAAGCCATTGCGTGGTGTTTGATGGTGCCCTCAGATCACACGGTCCCGAGGTTCACGGCCTTCGAAAAAATCGCTCAGGTTGTCGAGAACCCGAAACCCCATCGCCTCGCGTGCTTCGCGTGTTGCACTGCCCAGATGAGGCAGCATGACGAGGTTGTCGCATTGCAACAGGTCCGGGCTGACACGCGGTTCATCATCGAAAACGTCCAATGCAGCGCCGCCGATCATGTCAAACATCAAAGCCTGGATCAGCGCCCATTCGTCGATCACTTCGCCCCGTGCGGTATTTATCAGGAATGCGTGGGGCCTCATCAGGCCAAGTCTGCGCGAATTGATCAGATGACGGTTGGCTGCGCCGCCCGGACAATGCAATGAGACAAAGTCACATTGCGGCAGCAGGTCGTCTATGGTGTCCACCTGTCTCGCATTGCATTCGGCGAGAACATCGGGCGATACGGCGCTTCGGTTGCAGACCAGCACGTCCATACCGAACCCGTGATGAGCACGGCGTGCCATCTCCTGTCCGATACGGCCATATCCGATGATGCCCAGTGTCTTACCGCTGACCTTGGTTCCCACCAGATGCGTCGGTCGCCATCCTGTCCACTTACCTGAACGCAGCTCGCGTTCGCCCTCACCTGCCCGACGCGCAACCATCAGCAGAAGGGTCATGGCGATATCGGCGGTGCATTCGGACAAAACATCGGGCGTGTTGGTCACGGTCATACCCAATTCGCGTGCCGATGGCTCGCAGATATGGCTGTACCCAACACCATAATTGGCAAGAATCTTCGTCTGTACACCTGGCACATCCAGTGCCTCGGCGCTCAGCGTGTCCGTTACAGTGGGCAGAACGGCGTCATAAGATTTCAACGCTTGCCGGATTTCAGCCGGGGACATGGGTTTGTCCCCGATGTTCAGTACGGTGTTGTAGTTCTCGGCCAGCTGTGCCTCAACGGCAGCGGGCCAGCGACGGGTTACCAGAACCGAAGGTTTGACCATCACGCAGCCTCCATCACTCGGGCGATTGTCTCACCGATCACGGCAGGGTTTTCGGCCACGGTGACACCTGCGGCGGAAAGAATCTCGACCTTTTCGCTGGCGCTTTCGCCGAAGGCCGAGATGATCGCACCTGCGTGCCCCATGGTACGGCCTTTCGGAGCTGTCAGGCCGGCGACATAGGCGATCACAGGTTTGGAGATGTGGTCGCGAATATATTCGGCGGCTTCCGCCTCCTGCGGGCCTCCGATTTCACCTATCATCGCAATGACATGCGTGTCTTCGTCATCTTCAAACCGCTGAAGGATGTCTTTGAAGGATGACCCGTTTATCGGGTCGCCTCCGATCCCGACGCTGGTCGAAACGCCGATCCCACGCTCTTTCAGCTGGGCTGCCGCCTCATAACCCAATGTCCCCGAGCGACCGATGATCCCTACATGTCCGGGAAGATAGATATGTCCTGGCATGATGCCCAACAACGCCTTTCCGGGCGAGATGGTGCCGGCGCAGTTCGGACCGGTCAGCACCATGCGCTTCTCTTTGGGGTAGCGATACATATACCGTTTTACCCGGATCATATCCTGTGCCGGAATGCCGTCGGTGATGCAGACGCAATAGCGGATACCGGCATCTGCGGCCTCCATGATCGAATCCGCAGCGAACGGGGGCGGCACGAAGACCAGGCTGGCATCCGCGCCGGTGACTTCGACGGCCTGCTTGACGGTGTCAAAAACCGGAACGCCTTCGACGGTTTCGCCACCCTTGCCGGGCACCACGCCACCCACCACGTTTGTGCCATAGTTCAGCATGTCCTTGGTATGGAACCGGGCCATACGACCGGTGATGCCCTGTACGATGACGCGCGTGTCACGATCGAGAAGAATGCTCATTAAACAGCCCTCATCTTGGTGCCTTGAGTAAGGTCGTTTTTCCACGCGCCCACAGCGCGTTCTGCCGCCTCCATCAGCGTCGTGGCGCGAATGATCGGCAGTCCGGATTTGGCAAGGATTTTCTGGCCTTCTTCGACATTCGTTCCGGCCAGCCGCACAACGACCGGAAGATCGAGATCAAGTTCCTTCAACGCCTGCACGACACCTTCAGCCACCCAGTCGCAGCGGTTGATACCAGCGAAGATGTTGACCAGAATGGCCTGAACATTGTCATCCGACAGAACCAGCCGGAACGCCTTGGCCACCCGTTCAGGTGACGCGCCTCCCCCGATGTCGAGGAAATTTGCAGGCTCGCCGCCTGCCAGCTTGATCGTGTCCATGGTGGCCATCGCTAGACCGGCCCCGTTGACGATGCAGCCGATATTGCCGTCAAGTCCGACATAAGACAGCCCACGATCCGCGGCGCGGCTTTCGCGCGGGTCTTCCTGGCTCTTGTCGCGCAATTCGGCGATCTGGGGGTGGCGGAACAGGGCGTTGTCGTCAAAGCTCATCTTGGCATCCAGCGCCAGCACCCGATCATCACCGGTGATGACCAGCGGGTTGATTTCAACCATCGTGGCGTCGAGATTGCTGAAGGCGGCATAACAGCCCTGAAACGTCCGCACCATTTGCTGGATCAGTTTGGCTTCAACCCCAAGATTGAAGGCGATTTCACGGGCCTGAAATTCCTGAAGCCCGACGGCCGGTTCCACGATGGACCTTACTATGCTGTCGGGGCGGTCGGCCGAGATATCCTCGATCTCCATTCCGCCTTCGGACGAGGCAACGATCATCACCCGCTGGCTGGAGCGGTCCAGAACAAAGCCAAGGTAAATTTCGCGGTCAATCGGTACTGCGGCTTCGACATAAACACGATAGATGCCTTTGCCTTCAGGACCTGTCTGATGCGTGACCAGCTTGCGACCGAACAGATCATCACAAGCCTTGTAGATTTCGTTTTCGCTGTTGCAGAGCTTGACCCCTCCGGCCTTGCCGCGACCGCCCGCATGGACCTGCGCCTTGACAATCCATTTGTCGCCACCCAGTTCACGCGCCCGGTAGGCCGCTTGTTCAGGACTGTAGGCAAGCGCACCCGCGGGCACATCGACGCCAAATTTCGAAAGAACTTCTTTCGCCTGGTATTCGTGGATATCCATCTGATGCGCTCCTGTTTACGCAGCTATTGAAGTGCCGTAACGGCTTTCCAGCAGAGCTTCGATCGCGTCTTGATCGACCTTACCGCCCAGCTCGCGAATGGCTTCGGCGAACAGGCGTACGATCCGGCTGACGGCCTCGCGATTCAATTGATTGAGGATGCCGATGCGCACCTGCACCGGTTCGCTCAAAGTGGGCCAGATGCCAAACCCGCGTGCACGGCAGTTCTGCACCAGTTCCATCTCGCGGCCAGAAAGTTCGGAAGGCAGGTTGAGCACGACCAGGCTAGGCATGTCCGAGGTGACCTCGCATCCCATCTCGGTCACCGCGTCTCGAAGAACTTTTTCATGCGTCCGGTAAGACATCGACCGCTTGGCCAGACCTTCCAGCAAGGTCAGGCGCAATGACTCGTGGAACGCAGCCACCGCGTACCCCGAATGGGTTCGGTGGTAGGTGCCCTTTTCCACGTCCTGCCCATCGACGATGCCCCAGTGACGGGCCTCAAAAATCGGATTGTGCACATAGGTATAGGCACCTGTGGATTTCAACGTCTCGATATAGGCATCGGTAAAGCTGACAGGGGCATAGGTCAGCGGCAGGCAGCACAGGCCTTTCTGTGGACAGGATGCCCAACCTGCGACACCCGGATAGTCATCGATCGAAAAGTCTTCGACACCCAGAGACGAAACCGCATCGATCAGCCCCATCGCCCCATGACGTTCACACGCGTCCGAGAAACCGCGCAGGTCGTTCACCCTGCCGGATCCGGTTTCCCAATGCGCCATGAAGGCCCATTTCGGTTTGTGTCCAGCCAGAGCGGCTTCAACCATCTCAGCCGCCACCGGTTGGCCATGTGGAACTTCGACTACTGTGACACTCGCCGCCTGTGGGTCAAGTGGGCTGGCCGCGTGCTCGGCGGCCGTGGCCGCCTTGATCCGCAGCGTCAGCGCGTCGATCCCCGAGAATGTGCCGTTGGTGAACGCAACAACCTTGTCGCCCGGCATGACGGCCGAGAACATGGTGTCCAGAGCGCTCCAGCCGGTACCCGCGACAGCGAACGTATAAGCGTTTCCAGTGCCCCAGATTTTCCGCAGCATATGCTTGCATTCGATCATGCCCCTGAGGACATCGCCCTGCATGTGATCGGCAACACCTGCGTCGGCGAAGGCTTTCAGAACACGTTCATCCGTGTTGCCCGGCCCTGGCCCCGCGGCAAGGGTCTCGGGAATTTCGAGCGGAGGGAAAATCTGAAAAGTCATGGTCTGACATCCTCGGCTGTTGGCCGGGCATTGCGGCCTGATGTGTTAAGGTGTCGACCAGAAAACGCGAGCTTGCCCAAGGGCACAACGTAACTTACTACTGCTTTTGGATGTCTAAAAGTATGGGGTTTTACCCACCTATATTGGTAAAAATACCAAGGTATACCGAAAATTTCCCCATTCTTTTGGGTAGTTTTTTAGAAAGTCAGGGCAAAATCATATGGTTGAAACATCGGGCAAACCCATCGACATCATGCTTGCCGACAGCAATCCGCTGGTTCTGTCTGCCATGTCGGAAATATTCGAACGTGATCCGCGATTCTCTCTGGTTGCCACGTCGGCGACGGCAGAAGGTTTTCTGGGAACGGTGATGCGGATACCTGTTCAGGTCGGCGTTGTGGACTGGACGCTTCCGGCCCTGGGCGCTGCCAAATTGATCGAGGTGTTGCGCGATCAGGCCGGTGCTCCGCGCTTTGTGATCTACGGCGATGCCTCCGGAGATGTCCCGCGATTGGCCATGCAGGCGGGTGCCGCTGGATTTGCTGCCCGCTCGGGCGAGGTTGACGTGCTTCTTGAGACCTGTGCCGAAGTGGCAGCAGGCAAGATGGTGTTTCCGTTCATCGACGTCCGGAAGATGAAACAGGATCCGATTCAAAGCCTTTCACGCAAGGAACGCGCCATTCTGGAGGCCTTGGCACAGGGGATGTCGAACCGGGAACTGTCCAAGGAACTTCAGATATCCACCAACACGGTCAAGTTTCACCTGTCAAATATCTATGAGAAGCTGAACGTCAAAAACAGAACACAAGCCATTGCGTTTTTCTATTCGTCCCACCGTGGCGCCGACTAGACGACGAGAACAGAGAGTCCGGATGACTGAAATCAAAATAAACGTTGTCGGTGCCGGGCGGGTCGGCAAAACGCTGATCAGCCTTCTGGATGGCACTGATGGCTGCCGTATTCAGGATGTTCTGAGCACATCCTTTCACTCGGCAAATGAAGCCGCCCAATTGTCCAAAACCGGGCGCGTTGCAGGAAGCTATGCCGATTTGCGACCCGCTGATCTGTGGATCATATCAGTGCCCGACACGCAAATTTCTTCGGTGGCCCACGAATTGAAAGAGGCGTTCGAGAACCAAGAAATAACCGGGAAGCCTTCAGTGGCGTTCCATTGCAGCGGCTATTATCCCGCCGAGCAACTGGCGTCGTTGCGCAGCTTCTCGTGGTCTCTGGCCAGCGTTCACCCCGTCCTGTCTTTCGCCGATACACAGGCCGCTGCCGCGCAATTCAAAGAGGCGCTGTGCGGGTTGGAAGGCGACGAAGAAGCCACAGCGTTCATTCAACCGCTTCTGGAAGGATTGGGGGCCACCTGTTTTCCCATCCGGTCTGAAAGCAAAAGCCTGTATCATGCAGCCGCTGTGATATCGAACAACTTCGCCGTTGTCTTGCAGGCCATCGCCCGCGAGGCGTGGGCCGAGGCGGGCGTGCCGGACGAAACTGCCCGCAAGCTCAACGCTGGTTTGTTGAGCAGCACAGTCGAAAACGTCGACCTTCTTGGGCCGCAAGCTGCCCTGACCGGTCCAGCGGCAAGAGGGGACGAAGAGGTCGTTGCCCGGCAGGGTACGGATGTAGCGGCGTGGCACCGCGATGCAGGTGAAATTTACAGGCAAATGAGTTCGCTGGCGCAGAAGCTGAAGGAAACCGGTTTCACGAAATAATCGCCAGATCCATTGCTGGAAAGCATTTTGGAACCTGCGCTCGAAACGCGTCGCGGAAAAGGCAGGCCCGAGCGTTTCTTTTGCGAATCCCTGAAACGTGTTACGTTAGGTCAACTTTCAAGATTTGATTTTCCCCGCACTCAGTTTCTTGCCGCGCTTTCCAACGAGGTGACTTCATGTCCGACTCCAGCAGTGAGCCCCCGCGTATTACGCTGTCCCTTCCGACCTCCCGACCAAATCCCACGATCTCGGCGGAAATCTCAGGATCGGCCAGCTTTACAGCTGACAGTGTTGACGATCTCAGACGCGTCGAAGCCGAGAAACTCAAGGCGTTGCGCCGTGGTGTCGGTATCGACCTGTCCGCCGAAGTAATCAACGATCTGGTCGATCAGCGCGTGCAGGCCACTGGTGCAGTCTTTCGACAGCTCGAAACCATTCGCAAAGATCTGGCCGAGGGATTTCTGGGCGCTGTCGTCCCTACCCTTGCCCCGAAACTGCGCGGAGAACTGATCAATCCCGACGGGGCCCCCGCCGAGCGGGTAATCGTTGAAGCGCTGCGCCCCACCTTTACCGCCAATGAAGGTATCGACAACGCGGATTTTTCCTGGGCTGTAAAAGCCGCCGTTACGGATGCGCGGGGCCTGTTTTCCCTTGATCTGCCCAACTTGCGGCTGCCGCAAAATGGCCTGAGGTTGCGAATTCGCGGGCAGAACACCACTCTGACTGAAGCGGTGCCGCGCATTGATGCATTGGATGGCGAACTGGGACTTGTGGTGCTGGATCGCACTGTCCTCCCTTTGCAGCGCTCGGTCCTGGGCGAGCTTGCTGATATTCTACCGGTGGATCCCGAGGATGCGGAAGAGAACATATCCGATTTCACCGGCACGCAGGCGCCCATCGTGCTGGGCGAAGGTGACTGCGCCTCGGAATACCGGACCGAAGGTGGCACAGTTTCACGACGGCGCTATTCGGTTCTCTACCGGTTGATTGATCCGCTGGTCGGGCCGAAAAATATCGTCCGAACCCGCCCTGTTGGCGGCAATCGCTTTGTCACGACAATCCCGGGCAGCACTTTTGCGCAGGCCAACCTTTCTGCCGAAACCCTTTTGAACGCTTTCAACAATGACGGCGGAGACTGGGATTTTCGCGACCGGATACCAATTGACGAACCCATTGATGTAGAAGATTTCTTCGAAGATCTTGAGCAGCGCCCGCAAGATGTGCCAAAGGCCTCCAGCCTTGCGCTCGGCTACATTGCCAAGATGCGCTCGACCGCCGTTCACGCCGGTATGTCGTTGGGCCGTCTGGTCTATTCCCTGCCGCTTGCCCCGGGCGAGGAACAGCGGATCGTCGTTTCGGAACAACGTGAAACCCTGACCGTGCGCGAACGTGAAAGCCTGACGTTCGAGGAACAACAGGAATTCGAAGAAGCGCGCGACACTTCCTTCAACAATACGTTTGAAACCGCGCTCGATGAAGTGATCCGCGGTACGTCCTCCTTCTCGACCAAGGC
Coding sequences within it:
- the gcvP gene encoding aminomethyl-transferring glycine dehydrogenase, which gives rise to MAFKLTDYEAYDFANRRHIGPSPTEMRDMLKVIGFKTLDELIDATVPPAIRQKEPLDWGPAMTERDALFHMKEVASKNKVLTSLIGQGYYGTTTPAPILRNILENPAWYTAYTPYQPEISQGRLEALLNFQTMVSDLTGLDVANASLLDEATAAAEAMAMAKRGGRSKANNAAFFVDKNCHPQTIAVIKTRAEPLGIDVQVADPDTLDAGSVFGAIFQYPGTHGHVRDFTNEIAALHEHKAIAIVAADILSLALLKSPGEMGADIAIGSTQRFGVPMGYGGPHAAYMATTDKLKRSMPGRIIGVSIDSRGNKAYRLSLQTREQHIRREKANSNVCTAQALLAVIASMYAVYHGPDGIKAIAQSVHRKTSRLAAGLEEAGFAVEPEVFFDTITVEVGHLQNVVMEAAVARGVNLRKVGETRVGISLDEQTRPETIEAVWGAFGIDRKDDSSNKQYRLPDYALRESEYLTHPIFHKNRAEAEITRYMRRLADRDLALDRAMIPLGSCTMKLNATIEMIPVTWPEFGNLHPFCPEDQAQGYHEMIADLNDKLCQITGYDAISQQPNSGAQGEYAGLLTIRNYHFARGQGQRNVCLIPTSAHGTNPASAQMVGWQVVPVQADENGNIDVADFRAKAEKHSDHLAACMITYPSTHGVFETTVQEVCQITHDHGGQVYIDGANMNAMVGLSRPGDIGGDVSHLNLHKTFCIPHGGGGPGMGPIGVKAHLTEHLPGHPEYGTAVGPVSAAPFGSPSILPVSWAYVLLMGGAGLTQATKVAILNANYIAARLQDAYPILYTSETGRVAHECILDTRPLDAEAHVSVDDIAKRLVDSGFHAPTMSWPVAGTLMVEPTESEPMAELDRFCDAMLSIRAEAQDIIDGKIDADNNPLKNAPHTVRDLVGDWDRPYTREQACFPPGSMGVDKYWSPVNRVDNAYGDRNLVCTCPPMDAYEEAAE
- a CDS encoding helix-turn-helix domain-containing protein; this translates as MKHYVLANDRANLAKTGPEVPERLKYIDVILSDERALASAEIVVEFYHALNSLVEDFSYVVNLRVSGNDTVGGPLYWAGRTAIFWGDLENNWDVAGSRRSWISQVLNLSSRAVLVGGAVLLLVQLGRAGRNVVAVHPNFAAAALESGLESCGTGTHLAADGRPHSATSRLSALRLLSEFVSMDHGEHIADSLRSYIGLAEPVQKHESRLAARLVHRAKGDLLVVRTLNAMQENIEDPLTISDLSRVLKTSTRQLQRRFLSKTGAKLLSTYKELRLERAQSLLQFTNMSQIEISAATGFSSTVALKRAFQRSYRTSPDDVRNSRFMGTIASGNG
- a CDS encoding CoA ester lyase: MSFHSIDQAPARLNRSELAVPGSQPGMFEKAAKSDVDVIFLDLEDAVAPDEKEQARRNIIQALNDIDWGNKTMSVRINGLDTHYMYRDVVDVVEQAGERLDLIMVPKVGTAADVYAVDMLVTQIEDARGYKKRIGFEHIIETALGMQNVSEIAAASKRNESLHFGVADYAASTRARTTIIGGVNPDYSVLTDADSDGGRQIHWGDMWHYALTRMVVAARANGLRPIDGPFGDFQDPDGYKAAAKRAAVLGCEGKWAIHPSQIALANEVMSPSDAEVTKAQRILVAMAEAEADGKGAVSLDGRLIDYASIRQAEVLVEKASQIAAA
- the glyA gene encoding serine hydroxymethyltransferase, which encodes MNAPHRSDGFFTQSLADRDPELFGSITSELGRQRDEIELIASENIVSAAVMEAQGSVMTNKYAEGYPGRRYYGGCQFVDIAENLAIDRAKQLFGCEFANVQPNSGSQANQGVFQALIKPGDTILGMSLDAGGHLTHGARPNQSGKWFNAVQYGVRQQDNMLDYDQVEALAKEHQPKLIIAGGSAIPRQIDFARMRQIADMVGAYLHVDMAHFAGLVAAGEHPSPFPHAHVATTTTHKTLRGPRGGMILTNDEDIAKKVNSAIFPGIQGGPLMHVIAAKAVAFGEALRPEFKNYVKQVITNAQALSDQLIKGGLDTVTHGTDTHVVLVDLRPKGVKGNATEKALGRAHITCNKNGVPFDPEKPTITSGIRLGSPAGTTRGFGEVEFRQIADWIIEVVDGLAANGEDGNSAVEAKVKAEVADLCAKFPIYPNL